In a single window of the Cydia pomonella isolate Wapato2018A chromosome 2, ilCydPomo1, whole genome shotgun sequence genome:
- the LOC133515422 gene encoding mediator of RNA polymerase II transcription subunit 8: protein MQREEKQLEVTLQAILNRVNDLKTAIQALIAKLENEYETINWPTFLDNYAILSGHLTGLSKILQAEMAPSLRALVVLPLQLGCERDEALSRLTEGRVPACTHDLVPDLLRTKPEPQAEQRLQQFNHKASTLSYDTAQKQVAQFTKVVNHVWEIISKGREDWEGESMRSQGMQPTHSIGDTHALVTAVGTGKGLRPGMAPLGGVGVGVGVGVGALGPRGPPGPPPPPGPQAPAMPKAPSAIKTNIKAANQIHPYQR, encoded by the exons atgCAACGTGAAGAGAAGCAATTGGAAGTAACTCTTCAAGCAATTCTGAACAGAGTAAACGATTTAAAAACTGCCATCCAGGCACTTATTGCTAAACTTGAAAATGAGTATGAAACTATCAACTGGCCAACGTTTCTTGATAACTATGCCATATTATCTGGTCAT TTGACTGGCTTAAGTAAAATTCTGCAAGCAGAGATGGCTCCATCGTTACGAGCTTTAGTGGTCTTGCCTCTGCAACTGGGATGCGAGAGGGATGAGGCTCTGTCAAGGCTTACTGAGGGCAGGGTGCCGGCTTGCACACATGATTTGGTGCCGGATCTGCTGCGAACCAAGCCTGAACCGCAGGCAGAGCAGAGGTTGCAGCAGTTTAATCATAAAGCTAGTACACTGAGTTATGACACTGCTCAg AAACAAGTAGCCCAATTCACAAAAGTCGTTAACCATGTTTGGGAGATTATATCCAAGGGGCGAGAGGATTGGGAAGGGGAATCAATGAGATCTCAAG GCATGCAACCGACCCACAGCATCGGCGACACGCACGCGCTGGTGACGGCGGTGGGCACGGGCAAGGGGCTGCGGCCGGGCATGGCGCCGCTGGGCGGCGTGGGCGTGGGCGTCGGCGTGGGCGTGGGCGCGCTCGGCCCGCGCGGCCcgcccggcccgccgccgccgcccgggcCCCAAGCCCCGGCTATGCCGAAAGCACCTTCCGCGATTAAGACCAATATTAAGGCGGCTAATCAGATACATCCATATCAGCGATAG
- the LOC133515425 gene encoding T-complex protein 1 subunit delta, with protein sequence MVIKAGGDSAKVNSAVYKDKSKPTDIRLSNINAAKAVSDAIRTSLGPRGMDKMIQAANGEVTITNDGATILKQMSVIHPAAKMLVELSRAQDIEAGDGTTSVVVIAGALLDSAEKLLQKGIHPTVISDGFQKALQMALQVIEGMATPVDLQNEEALLQAAATSLNSKVVSQHSTILAPISVQAIRAVMEPIVGGVGARVDLRDVKVLERLGGTVEDTELVQGLVVPHRAANVNGPHRLEKAKVGLIQFCISPPKTDMDHNVIVSDYAAMDRVLKEERQYILNIVKQIKKAGCNVLLVQKSILRDALSDLAVHFLDKIKCMVIKDIEREDIEFVCKTLGCRPIASLDHFTAENLVNVDLVEEVNEPSGKYIKMTGCASGGRTVSVLVRGSSGAVVAEAARSLHDALCAVRCVARRPALLPGGGAPEAAAAAALARAAIAAPGADHYCLRAYADALEVVPSTLAENAGLNPIETVTELRAAHAAGGAGAAGAGVNVRRGRVTDMRQEHVLQPLHVTASALALATETVRAILKIDDIVSVTD encoded by the exons ATGGTTATTAAAGCGGGTGGTGATTCCGCTAAAGTTAATTCGGCTGTTTACAAGGATAAAAGCAAGCCGACAGACATTCGGCTGAGCAACATAAATGCCGCAAAAG CCGTATCAGATGCTATCCGCACCAGTCTCGGTCCCCGCGGGATGgataaaatg ATCCAAGCAGCAAATGGTGAAGTGACAATAACCAATGATGGGGCCACTATTTTGAAACAGATGAGTGTGATTCACCCAGCTGCTAAAATG TTGGTAGAACTGTCCCGCGCCCAAGACATTGAGGCGGGTGATGGCACTACCTCAGTGGTCGTGATCGCAGGAGCCCTGCTGGACTCTGCTGAGAAGCTCTTGCAGAAAGGCATCCATCCTACAGTCATTTCAGATGGGTTCCAGAAAGCTCTACAAATGGCCCTCCAG GTGATCGAAGGCATGGCGACTCCTGTGGACCTCCAGAACGAGGAAGCCCTACTGCAGGCAGCCGCCACATCCCTCAACTCTAAAGTTGTTTCTCAGCACTCAACCATTTTGGCTCCTATTTCTGTCCAGGCTATTCGCGCTG TGATGGAGCCGATAGTGGGCGGCGTGGGCGCGCGCGTGGACCTGCGCGACGTCAAGGTGCTGGAGCGGCTGGGCGGCACGGTGGAGGACACCGAGCTGGTGCAGGGGCTCGTCGTGCCGCACCGCGCCGCCAACGTCAACGGGCCGCATCGCCTCGAGAAGGCTAAAGTCGGCCTGATACAGTTCTGCATATCGCCGCCCAAGACTGAT ATGGACCACAACGTAATCGTGTCGGACTACGCCGCGATGGACCGCGTGCTCAAAGAGGAGCGCCAGTACATCCTGAACATCGTGAAGCAGATCAAGAAGGCGGGCTGCAACGTGCTGCTCGTGCAGAAGTCCATCCTCAG AGACGCTTTGAGTGACCTAGCGGTGCACTTCCTCGACAAGATCAAGTGCATGGTCATCAAGGACATCGAGCGCGAAGATATCGAGTTCGTGTGCAAGACTCTCGGCTGCCGGCCCATCGCTTCGCTCGACCACTTCACGGCCGAGAACCTGGTCAATGTGGATCTGGTCGAGGAGGTCAATGAACCTTCCGGCAAGTACATTAAG ATGACCGGGTGCGCCAGCGGCGGGCGCACGGTGTCGGTGCTGGTGCGCGGGTCGTCGGGCGCCGTGGTGgcggaggcggcgcgctcgctgCACGACGCGCTGTGCGCCGTGCGCTGCGTGGCGCGCCGGCCCGCGCTGCtgcccggcggcggcgcgcccgaggcggcggcggcggccgcgctGGCCCGCGCCGCCATCGCCGCGCCCGGCGCCGACCACTACTGCCTGCGCGCCTATGCTGACGCTCTCGAAGTTGTGCCTTCCACGCTCGCTGAGAATGCGG GCTTAAACCCCATCGAAACAGTGACGGAGCTGCGCGCCGCCCACGCggccggcggcgccggcgcggcgggcgcgggcgtcAACGTGCGCCGCGGCCGCGTCACCGACATGCGCCAGGAGCACGTGCTGCAGCCGCTCCACGTCACCGCCTCGGCGCTCGCGCTCGCCACCGAGACCGTGCGCGCCATACTCAAGATCGACGACATTGTGAGTGTAACTGACTGA
- the LOC133515424 gene encoding uncharacterized protein LOC133515424 has protein sequence MIALVAKIINLFALTVRSVLLGASFVGHVIFVTVAGVCTTLVNFVDSVRTFIQIVYEDNLSIFNEDIPNFTNDVIDTFVSQVVFVWSGVTKVYCDIYLKVSAIVVSIKWLIDSVFLVISEVLYIIKSAVICLGEALWLIVTFIPVQLPQLVKQLLRYLTEIAIDGIVSAYMSLLKFTNFLTDVPLESFMGIISAIVIVRLCIHFREDIQTRFTSLYWSVVRNSLYLYHLFYNYFTDSEVRVITSLVGGREARVREAEAIVRAANDAADAADALCVICQERQKCVLTLPCRHICLCSECCMRLYGYQRTCPICRTFIYHSVTVYL, from the coding sequence ATGATTGCGCTAGTTGCCAAAATAATTAACTTATTCGCATTGACCGTTCGAAGTGTTTTACTTGGAGCTTCATTCGTCGGACATGTAATATTTGTTACAGTTGCAGGCGTTTGTACGACACTGGTAAACTTTGTTGATAGTGTTCGAACGTTTATTCAGATAGTTTATGAAGACAACTTATCGATCTTCAACGAGGACATACCCAACTTCACTAATGATGTGATCGACACGTTCGTCAGTCAAGTGGTGTTCGTCTGGAGCGGTGTGACGAAGGTTTACTGCGACATATATCTCAAAGTCAGTGCCATCGTAGTTTCCATCAAGTGGCTAATAGACTCAGTGTTTCTAGTGATTTCTGAGGtgttatacattataaaaagtGCTGTGATATGTTTAGGGGAAGCACTATGGCTCATAGTTACATTTATTCCTGTTCAGCTGCCTCAGCTGGTGAAGCAGTTGCTGAGGTACTTAACAGAAATAGCCATAGATGGGATTGTAAGTGCTTACATGTCATTGTTGAAGTTCACCAACTTCCTGACTGATGTGCCTTTGGAGTCATTTATGGGTATAATTAGTGCTATAGTTATTGTGCGTTTGTGCATACATTTTAGAGAGGATATTCAAACTAGGTTCACATCACTTTATTGGTCTGTGGTAAGAAATAGTTTGTATTTGTATCAtctgttttataattattttactgaCTCGGAGGTGAGGGTGATAACTAGTTTAGTGGGTGGTAGAGAAGCCCGTGTGAGGGAGGCGGAGGCCATTGTAAGAGCAGCCAATGATGCTGCGGATGCCGCTGATGCACTTTGCGTCATTTGCCAAGAACGGCAAAAATGTGTTCTGACACTGCCATGTCGCCACATCTGCCTGTGTAGCGAGTGTTGTATGAGACTGTATGGGTATCAAAGGACTTGTCCTATTTGTAGAACTTTCATTTACCACTCTGTTACTGTGTACTTGTGA
- the LOC133515426 gene encoding magnesium transporter NIPA2: MEQITVDGQAYDNASFLIGLSLAVSSSLFIGSSFIIKKVALKKISASGNVRASAGGFAYLKQWLWWLGFLTMGLGEAANLLAYAFAPAALVTPLGALSVLVSAVLASKFLKEHLNFIGKIGCFLCIVGSVLIVIHSPKSEEVKSFRELTTKLSDYQFLTYMATIVFLCLIVKVIFVPRYGNQNIAVYLLLCSAIGSLTVVFCKAVALGIKETIGGHSNNLTHYMFWLLLVASIICIMIQMNYLNKSLDIFNTSVVSPVYYVMFTVLVIIASGILFREWENMAIIDILGCLCGFLVVMTAIFMLNTFKDVQITFRDLNFNARRRQSTLDVESNSNFLNTLRNGRPA; encoded by the exons ATGGAACAAATTACTGTAGATGGACAAGCATACGATAATGCATCTTTTTTAATTGGACTATCGTTGGCAGTATCTTCTAGTTTGTTCATCGGATccagttttattattaaaaaagtggcattaaaaaaaataagtgcaAGTGGAAACGTTAGAGCATCAGCTGGCGGCTTTGCATATCTTAAGCAATGGCTATGGTGGTTAGGATTTTTGACGA TGGGCCTTGGAGAAGCTGCCAATCTACTGGCATATGCCTTTGCTCCGGCTGCACTTGTTACTCCACTTGGAGCACTCAGTGTGCTTGTGTCTGCAGTACTTGCATCAAAGTTCCTGAAGGAGCACCTTAATTTCATTGGAAAG attgGGTGCTTCCTTTGCATTGTAGGTTCAGTCCTAATCGTCATACACTCACCAAAGTCAGAAGAAGTGAAGAGCTTCAGGGAGTTAACTACTAAACTAAGCGACTATCAGTTCTTGACCTATATGGCAAcaattgttttcttatgtttaataGTTAAAGTCATATTTGTGCCCCGGTATGGCAACCAGAATATTGCTGTGTATTTGCTGCTCTGCTCAGCTATTGGCAGTTTAACGGTTGTGTTTTGTAAAGCAGTAGCATTAGGGATTAAAGAGACTATTGGTGGTCATTCCAATAATCTAACACATTACATGTTTTGGTTGTTATTAGTAGCCTCCATAATTTGCATAATGATCCAAATGAATTACCTAAATAAGTCTTTAGACATATTTAATACAAGTGTTGTGAGTCCAGTATATTATGTGATGTTTACAGTATTAGTTATTATTGCATCAGGGATCCTGTTCAGAGAATGGGAGAACATGGCTATCATAGACATTCTAGGTTGCCTGTGCGGCTTCCTAGTTGTGATGACAGCAATATTCATGTTGAACACTTTCAAAGATGTTCAAATAACATTCcgagatttaaattttaatgcaaGAAGACGACAAAGTACTTTAGATGTAGAATCTAATAGTAACTTTCTGAATACTCTTCGTAATGGCAGACCAGCATGA